One segment of Agrococcus sp. ProA11 DNA contains the following:
- a CDS encoding GNAT family N-acetyltransferase: protein MENLRVEELSAANIVAANGLTLKRGQEAFLAANTRLEEFVNTQSAWQRVIFDGDEPVAFVMANFDPEVDREEYRSSILKMYVAGDAQRRGVGSFMVDQAAAEAKRKGFDSIYAVWERGDLGPGRFFQAVGFEVIGENEYGEAIGRKTL, encoded by the coding sequence ATGGAGAACCTGCGCGTCGAAGAGCTGTCTGCCGCGAACATCGTCGCGGCCAACGGGCTGACCCTGAAGCGCGGCCAGGAGGCATTCCTCGCGGCCAATACGCGCCTGGAGGAGTTCGTCAACACGCAGAGCGCCTGGCAGCGCGTCATCTTCGACGGCGATGAGCCGGTGGCCTTCGTGATGGCCAACTTCGACCCCGAGGTCGACCGCGAGGAGTACCGCTCGAGCATCCTCAAGATGTATGTCGCCGGCGACGCGCAGCGCCGCGGCGTCGGCTCGTTCATGGTCGACCAGGCCGCCGCAGAGGCGAAGCGCAAGGGCTTCGACAGCATCTACGCCGTCTGGGAGCGGGGCGACCTCGGCCCGGGTCGCTTCTTCCAGGCTGTCGGCTTCGAGGTCATCGGCGAGAACGAGTACGGCGAGGCCATCGGGCGCAAGACGCTCTGA
- a CDS encoding alpha-amylase family glycosyl hydrolase, whose product MRRLIAALAVTAVLGVAGCASAAPERRDTGVAMFQWTWNAIAAECATLGEAGVAWVLTSPPQEHVDGSTARLASTDGSEWWWSYQPVSYMVDSRLGTRDEFADMTRACSSAGVDVYADAVINHMAGVDAGTGWSGSQFGHYAYPGLYSQDDFHRCDRTPDDDIDGYTDPFVIQHCELVNLADLATETEHVRANIGAYLQSLLDLGVTGFRIDAAKHIDPDDLAAIVARLPAGTPVISEVIRGAGEPVSPEQYTSFSTVWEFGWAERVGEFVHSGSARALADLSPTSYGLLEEQARTFIANHDTERNDTTLSYQDGAEFAAATAIMLASDYGPPTLYSGYAFSDRDAGAAVEAAERTTADDGAVTEVDLSVADAACTGDERPGAVDAWEDGAWVCQHRWPGTLELVSWRSRIVDEPVTETVSIDHVYTSLRGEAAAFAVLLDDEPTAVEVPVGLPDGSYCDVVVPECASVVEVSDGVAALELGPWQAVALDRFTRP is encoded by the coding sequence ATGCGACGTCTGATCGCGGCGCTCGCGGTCACTGCCGTGCTCGGTGTCGCCGGTTGCGCATCCGCCGCCCCTGAGCGCCGCGACACCGGCGTCGCCATGTTCCAGTGGACGTGGAACGCCATCGCCGCGGAGTGCGCGACGCTCGGCGAGGCGGGTGTCGCCTGGGTGCTGACCTCGCCGCCGCAGGAGCACGTCGACGGCTCGACCGCCCGGCTCGCGAGCACGGACGGCAGCGAGTGGTGGTGGTCCTATCAGCCGGTCTCCTACATGGTCGACTCGCGCCTCGGCACGCGCGACGAGTTCGCCGACATGACGCGCGCATGCAGCAGCGCCGGGGTCGACGTGTATGCGGATGCGGTGATCAACCACATGGCGGGCGTCGATGCCGGCACCGGTTGGTCGGGCTCGCAGTTCGGCCACTACGCCTATCCTGGCCTCTACAGCCAGGACGACTTCCACCGCTGCGACCGCACGCCCGACGATGACATCGACGGCTACACCGATCCCTTCGTCATCCAGCACTGCGAGCTGGTGAACCTCGCGGATCTCGCGACCGAGACCGAGCACGTGCGAGCGAACATCGGCGCCTATCTGCAGTCGCTGCTCGACCTCGGTGTCACCGGGTTCCGCATCGACGCCGCGAAGCACATCGATCCGGATGACCTGGCCGCGATCGTCGCACGGCTGCCGGCGGGCACGCCCGTAATCAGCGAGGTCATCCGCGGTGCCGGCGAGCCCGTCAGCCCCGAGCAGTACACCTCGTTCTCCACCGTGTGGGAGTTCGGCTGGGCCGAGCGGGTCGGCGAGTTCGTGCACAGCGGTTCGGCGCGAGCGCTGGCCGATCTCAGCCCGACCTCCTACGGGCTGCTCGAGGAGCAGGCGCGCACCTTCATCGCCAACCACGACACCGAGCGCAACGACACCACGCTCTCCTACCAAGACGGCGCGGAGTTCGCTGCGGCGACGGCCATCATGCTCGCCTCCGACTACGGCCCGCCCACGCTCTACTCCGGCTACGCGTTCAGCGACCGCGACGCCGGGGCTGCGGTGGAGGCCGCGGAACGCACGACGGCGGACGACGGGGCGGTGACCGAGGTGGATCTGTCGGTGGCGGATGCCGCCTGCACCGGCGATGAGCGCCCCGGAGCCGTCGACGCGTGGGAGGACGGCGCCTGGGTCTGCCAGCACCGCTGGCCGGGCACGCTCGAACTGGTCTCGTGGCGCTCCCGGATCGTGGACGAGCCGGTGACCGAGACGGTCTCGATCGATCACGTCTACACGTCGCTCCGGGGTGAGGCTGCGGCGTTCGCGGTGCTGCTCGACGACGAGCCGACCGCCGTCGAGGTGCCGGTCGGCCTGCCCGACGGCAGCTACTGCGACGTCGTCGTGCCGGAGTGCGCATCCGTCGTCGAGGTCAGCGATGGCGTAGCGGCGCTCGAGCTCGGCCCGTGGCAGGCGGTCGCGCTCGACCGCTTCACCCGCCCGTAG
- a CDS encoding ABC transporter ATP-binding protein translates to MSVQGVQGEDRSDYTKEESKLIRARSRRLLGSLLRPHIRRVVLTMILVVISVAAGIAGPMIIAFGIDHGLSSIVDDADWMPLWGATVIYIIAAIVSGVLMFLYTVSVARISQTVLFDLRRRLFSHSQRLSLEFHESYTSGRIIARQTSDLESIRDLLDQGLNELVRGVLFMGFTAVAMVILDPLSGLIVGIALIPAILLTRWFQVRSTKLFRETRTTSARMIVHFVETMTGIRAVKAFRTEPKNQREFDQRVDDYRDANFRTINIFGIYEPGIMAIGAVTLATLILVGGLRVVEGSLEIGALLGIALYARNFFQPIQGIGMFFNGYQAASAALEKISGVLEEEPTVQEPSEPKALPTSRGQIDFDRVEFAYETGADGTGKVVLPDFELHIPSGQTIALVGTTGAGKSTLAKLVSRFYDPTRGSVRLDGVDLRELANDDLRRAVVMVTQEAYLFSGTVADNIALGRPGASAEDIEQAARAVGAHEFITALPDGYDTDVAKRGGRVSAGQRQLLSFARAFLADPRVLILDEATASLDIPSERLVQTGLTTLLADRTAIIIAHRLSTVAIADRVLVMEHGRIIEDGSPEELIAEGGKFASLHRAWRESLV, encoded by the coding sequence ATGAGTGTCCAGGGAGTGCAGGGCGAAGACCGCTCCGACTACACCAAGGAGGAGTCGAAGCTGATCCGCGCCCGCTCGCGGCGCCTGCTCGGCTCGCTGCTGCGGCCGCACATCCGTCGCGTGGTGCTGACGATGATCCTCGTGGTGATCTCGGTCGCCGCCGGCATCGCCGGGCCCATGATCATCGCCTTCGGCATCGACCACGGCCTCTCGTCGATCGTCGATGATGCCGACTGGATGCCGCTGTGGGGCGCCACCGTCATCTACATCATCGCCGCGATCGTCTCCGGCGTGCTGATGTTCCTCTACACGGTGAGCGTCGCCCGCATCAGCCAGACGGTGCTGTTCGACCTGCGCCGACGACTGTTCTCGCACTCGCAGCGCCTCAGCCTGGAGTTCCACGAGAGCTACACCTCCGGTCGCATCATCGCGCGGCAGACGAGCGACCTCGAGTCGATCCGCGACCTGCTCGACCAGGGGCTGAACGAGCTGGTGCGCGGCGTGCTGTTCATGGGCTTCACCGCGGTGGCCATGGTGATCCTCGATCCGCTGTCGGGCCTCATCGTCGGCATCGCGCTCATCCCCGCGATCCTGCTCACGCGCTGGTTCCAGGTGCGCTCGACGAAGCTGTTCCGCGAGACCCGCACCACGAGCGCGCGCATGATCGTGCACTTCGTGGAGACGATGACGGGCATCCGCGCGGTGAAGGCGTTCCGCACGGAGCCCAAGAACCAGCGCGAGTTCGATCAGCGCGTGGACGACTACCGCGACGCGAACTTCCGCACCATCAACATCTTCGGCATCTACGAGCCGGGCATCATGGCGATCGGCGCGGTCACGCTCGCGACGCTCATCCTGGTGGGCGGCCTGCGCGTCGTCGAGGGCTCGCTCGAGATCGGTGCGCTGCTCGGCATCGCGCTGTACGCCCGCAACTTCTTCCAGCCCATCCAGGGCATCGGCATGTTCTTCAACGGCTACCAGGCCGCCTCGGCGGCACTCGAGAAGATCTCGGGCGTGCTGGAGGAGGAGCCGACCGTGCAGGAGCCGAGTGAGCCGAAGGCGCTGCCGACGTCGCGCGGCCAGATCGACTTCGATCGCGTCGAGTTCGCGTACGAGACCGGCGCGGACGGCACCGGCAAGGTCGTGCTGCCCGACTTCGAGCTGCACATCCCCTCCGGTCAGACGATCGCGCTCGTGGGCACCACGGGGGCCGGCAAGTCGACGCTGGCCAAGCTCGTCTCGCGCTTCTACGACCCGACCCGCGGATCGGTGCGGCTCGACGGCGTCGACCTGCGCGAGCTGGCGAACGACGACCTGCGCCGCGCGGTCGTGATGGTGACGCAGGAGGCCTATCTCTTCTCCGGCACGGTCGCCGACAACATCGCGCTCGGTCGCCCGGGGGCGAGCGCCGAGGACATCGAGCAGGCGGCCCGCGCGGTGGGCGCGCACGAGTTCATCACGGCGCTGCCGGATGGCTACGACACGGATGTCGCCAAGCGCGGCGGACGCGTCAGCGCCGGCCAGCGACAGCTGCTCTCGTTCGCCCGGGCATTCCTCGCCGACCCGCGCGTGCTGATCCTGGACGAGGCGACCGCCTCGCTCGACATCCCGTCGGAGCGGCTCGTGCAGACCGGCTTGACAACGCTGCTGGCCGACCGCACGGCGATCATCATCGCGCACCGGCTATCGACCGTCGCGATCGCCGACCGGGTGCTGGTGATGGAGCACGGGCGCATCATCGAGGACGGCAGCCCGGAGGAGCTGATCGCCGAGGGCGGGAAGTTCGCATCGCTGCACCGCGCGTGGCGGGAGTCGCTGGTTTAG